Within Desulfolithobacter dissulfuricans, the genomic segment AAACAGCTTCGCGAACTGGGCAACCGGGTGCTCCAGTGCGGCGACGGCGGAGAAGTGCGGAATTTTCTCACCAGCTACCTGCCCAAGTACTATCCAGAGGAGTTTGGCCAGTGATGCGAGAGCGGGAAATGATCCAGGCCATCAGTGACCTTGTGGGCCGAAAGGAGCTGGCCGAGGGCCTTATACGTTCCATCGGTGACGACTGCGCGGTCATCAGCAGGACCGATCGGAGTGTATGGCTGCTCAGTATGGATTCCCTGGTCGAGCAGGTCCATTTTGACCTGCGCTTCCACCCGGCTTACGAGCTTGGCCGCAAGGCGGTGTCGGTCAATGTCAGTGACGTGGCGGCCATGGGCGGGCGGCCGCAGTTTCTACTGCTCTCTCTGGGCCTGACCCCTGACCGGGATCAGGCATGGTTTAAGGAGTTCATGGCCGGCCTTGAGTCGGCCTGCCGGGAGTACGGCTGCCTGCTCATCGGCGGCGACACGGTGTCCTCGCCCAGGGCACTGACCCTGACCCTGACCATCATCGGCGAACAGGACCGGGAGGCGGTGATCTATCGGAGCGGCGCCCGGCCCGGGGACGAGATCTGGGTCAGCGGAGAGCTTGGCCTGGCGGCAGCCGGACTGGATCTGTTCCGCCTGGGTAGCGGTCTCGAAGATCCCGACTTCAAGCCTCTCCTGGCCCGTCACCTGAATCCCCGGGCCCGGGTGGAACTGGGACTCGCCCTGGCCGGGAGCGGGGTGGTCCGGGCGATGCTTGACCTGTCCGACGGATTGGCCACGGATCTGGCCCATCTCTGCAAGGAGAGCGGGGTGGGGGGCAGGGTTGAGGCCAGGCTCCTTCCCGGCCATCCGGCCCTGGACCGGGCCGCTGTCCTGCTGGACCGTCAGCCCATAGACTGGATGATCCGTGGCGGTGAGGACTACGAGCTCCTGTTTACCGCCCCCCCGGCAGCAGGAAAAACTATCCAGACCCTGGCTGCCGGCCAGAACGTGCCGGTGAGCAGGATCGGGTGGATCGTCCGGGAGCATGGCGTGGTCCTCATCCGGGGGGACAGGGACGAAGGAGAGCCGGAACGGATAGATTTCCAGGGATACGAGCATTGTTGAGGGTGCTGCCCGGGAGAGAACTGACAGCTGGAGGCTCGAGAGAGATATGACGGTCGCAAATCTTTTCAAACACTGGACATATCGTATTTTTGCCCCTGGTGTGGTGCTGCGCGAGACCTATGAGGCCTTCAAGGAACTGCTGGTCCATGATTCCCGCTGCCATGAGCTGATGGCCGAGTTCGAGATCCTCTACTACGAGGGGAAACGGGAGGATTTCGCTGCGGTCCGCAAGCGTTACGACCGGTTCAGCCACGAAGTGGAGGGTATGGTCTCCTGCCTGGAACGAATGGCTCCCGGGGCCTGGGTCGATCTGCGCGAGTATTACCGCAAATTTGACTTCTATGTCCGTTTCCTCCTTGCCCCTCCGTCCCTCAACATTACACCCCCCTATGTCCTTTCGCTGGAAGACCCGGCACTTACTCCGGAGCTGGGTGGCAACAAGGCCTGGAATCTCGGACTGCTCAGCCGCGAACTCGGGGCCCCGGTGCCCGATGGCTTTGTCATCACTACCGCGGCCTTCAACTATCTGCTGGAATACAACAACCTGCGTTCCCGGATCGATGAGCTGCTGGCCGAGATAGATATCGAGTCCAGCATGTCCCTGGCCCGGATATCGGCCCGCCTCCAGGCCCTGGTCCTGGAGGCGGAAATTCCTCCGGATATCCGGGAAGCCGTACTTTCGGCTTATGCCGGCCTGGAGCAGAGGGCAGGCCAGGAGATACTTGTCGCCGTACGTTCATCCGCCGTGGCCGAAGACAGCGGTCATTCCTTTGCCGGCCAGTACACCAGTGTGCTCGGTGTCGGGCGGGAGAAAATCCTCGATGGTCTGCGCCAGGTTCTGGCCTCCAAGTACAGCCCCCAGTCCCTCTTTTACCGGATCACCCTGGGCCTGGGCGACGAGGAGACTCCCATGGGTGTCCTGGTACTCACCATGGTGGACGCCAGGGCCAGCGGGGTGATGTACACCCGGGATCCGGCCGCTTCGGCCGCCGATCGTCTGGTCATCCACGCTATTTTCGGTCTGGGGGAGCCCCTTGTCTCCGGAGAAGCCCTGCCCGATATCTTTGCAGTATCCCGTAAGACCCTGGAGGTCGTCGCCTTTCATCCGGGGCGCCATCAGGTGATGCGCCGGCTGGGGCAGGGTGAACTCGAGGATGTACCGATTCCCGCCGAGGACCAGGGTGAATCTGTTCTGTCCGAAGACGAGGTTCGGAATCTTGGTCGCTGGGGGGTAAGGATAGAAGAGTATTTCGCTTCGGCCCGTGACGTGGAATGGGCTGTGGGTCCCGACAGGGAAATATTTCTGGTCCAGAGCCGTCCCCTGGCTGTGGAAGAAAGTGGTGGTTCGGGGGAGCAAGAGGAGTCCCTGCCGCCCATCACTGTGAAGCCGCTCCTTAGCGGCGGTGAAAGGGCCTCCGGCGGAGTGGCCTGTGGGGAGGTCTATCGGGTGGGTGCGCAACACACCCTTGGCGATATTCCCGAAGGTGCCATCCTGGTGACAGAAAACACCGCCCCGTCCCTGGTCCGGATCTTGAGTCGCCTGGGCGGGGTGGTGGCAGACAAGGGGTCCACCGCCGGTCATTTTGCCACGGTCTGCCGGGAATTCGGCGTTCCGCTGCTGGTGGGTACGGGCGAAGCCTCCCGCCTTCTTGCGCACGGGATGACCGTGACCCTGGACGCGGACAACCGGGTGGTCTATCCCGGCCGGATCAGTCTCCTGCTGGCAAACAGGAAAAGGGCTGGCCGACCCTCCCGGGAGGATCTGCCCTGGTTCAAGAAGTTGCGGGCCATCCTCGACTTCATAACCCCGCTTAAACTGGTGGATCCCGCCTCCCCTGATTTTGCTCCCCGTTCGTGTCGCTCCCTCCATGACATCATTCGGTTTGTCCATGAAAAGGCGGTGCAGACCATGTTTTCCCTGGGCGATTCCCTCACCGGTTCGGCCGGGAAATGTTTCCGCCTGCAGACTGATCTGCCGCTGGATATCTACCTGATAGACGTGGGTGACGGGTTGAAACCCGGCAGGCTGCAGGGAGACAGCGTAACCCTCGACCAGATCACCAGCCAGCCGTTTCTGGCCCTGTGGGAAGGAATCAGTCATCCTGGTATCGATTGGCACTCCCGGGAACATTTTGACTGGAAGACCTATGACGATGTGGCCCTTGCCGGTGGGGTCGCGGCCCAGGGTTCGGCCGATCTGGCGACCTATGCTGTCATCAGTCGGGATTATCTCAACATGAACATGCGCTTTGGTTATCATTTCACCCAGGTGGATGCCCTGTGCGGCCCCGAGGATCGGACCAATTACTGCATGCTTCGTTTTGCCGGCGGCGGCGGTGAGTTCACCGGCAGGGCGCTCAGGATTGAATTTCTCCGTCGGGTCCTTCAGGAACTCGGCTTCGAGGTGACGGTCCGGGCGGATCTTCTCGATGGTCGGCTTGGCGAGATGGACTGCGATACCCTTTCCCGGCGGCTCGACATGCTCGGCCGCCTGCTTGGCGCCACCAAGCTCATGGATATGGTACTCCACGACGAACATGATGTGGATGTGGCTGTCCAGGCCTTTTTCCAGGGACACTACAACTTTTCCTCCATGGAGTCGTCATGATCTGGTTCAGGTCCGGGAAGGGCCGAAAGAAAAAGGCAAAGGAAAAGCAGCACCGCTATCCCCTGATCTGGATCACCAGCCAGCTTGCGGTGGGTTATGCGCCCATGTCTTATGCCGAGCTCGATTCCATCCGTAAGCAGGGAATCGACGCCATTGTCAATCTTTGCGGTGAATACTGCGATCTGCATGAAATAGAAGAGAATTCCGGTTTCGAGGTCTATTATCTTCCCATACCCGACGAGTGTGCGCCGGACATGGAGGAGATGGAAAAGGCGCTGGAATGGCTCGACGAGGCCATCTATCTGGGCAAGAAGGTGCTTGTTCACTGCCGTCACGGTCACGGCCGGACCGGGACCTTTGTTTCGGCTTATCTCCTGCGCAAGGGGCTTGGCATGAAGATGGCGGAAAAAAAACTGAAAAACACCCCGGCCGGGCCCACCAACTACAGTCAGTGGAGCCTGCTGCGCAAGTATGGGAAAAAGGAAGGGCAGCTGAGGCTGGCCGAGCCAGCCATCGAACCCCATTCGACGGTGGACCTGGAGCCGCATCTCCGAGCCTACCGCGAACTGGTGGCCGAGGTGGACACGGAGTTGGAAAAGCTTGCCCTCTCTCCCGGATGCGGCACGAAGGACAGTCGTTGCTGCCGGGAATATTTCACCCTGACGCTTATCGAAAGCATCGCCGTCCATTCGGCCATGAACCGCCGTCTCAAGCAGGAGGAGCGCCACAGGGCCATTGAACGGGCGATCGGGGTAGCTGCCGAGATAAAGAAGCTCCGCCATGAGTATGCTGCCGATGAGCCCGACCGGTTCGCCCACCGGTTCGCCGAGGTCGGGCTTCGCTGTCCTCTGCAGCTGGATACGGGTTGCCAGCTTTTTGACGAGCGACCGCTGCGCTGCCGGATATGGGGCCTTGAGACCTTCCGTGCCAGGCAGGATGTGGAAGACAGACTTGCTAACCTTTCACGAAACGTCTATTTTGCATTGACCGGGGAATTTCCCCCGGCGGAGGGGTTGCGCTTTTCCATGGCCGACACGGTTTCAGGAAAATTCGTTCAGGTTTATTTTCACGCCATGATGCAGCATCATGGAACAGCCAGCTAACACCCATGCAGGTTCCCGCCGCCTGCACAACGAAACATGAACTCCGTTGCTTCCCTGGAAGGTGGGACGAGACTTTCATAAAAATGGATCAGCACGATTTGGACAAGAAGGTACTTATTGTCGATGACGAACTGGATATGCTGCGCATGCTGGCCAAGGTCATCGCCAAAAAATGTGGTGTCGAGGTAGAGACCGCGCCATCGGCCCACGAAGCCATGGTCAAGATCGAATCCTGGATTCCCGATGTGGTGATCACCGATATAAAGATGCCCGGCATGGATGGGCTGGAGTTCCTGGAATGGCTGACCCGGTTTGATTCCACCATTACCACCATCATCATGACCGGGTACGGGACCATTGAAATGGCCGTCCGGGCCCTCAAGGAAGGGGCCTATGATTTTTTCGAGAAACCATTTGAAAACGAAAAGATAGTTCATGCGGTCACCCGGGCCATGGAGCGCACCCGGCTGCTGCGGGAAAACCTCCAGCTTCAGCAACGGCTGACCGAGAACCAGCGGGCCTCGGGCTTTGTCGGCAAATCCCGCCGGCTCTGCCAGACGCTCGATCTTCTGGCCCGGCTGGCCCCGTCCAATGCCACGGTGCTCATCCGTGGCGAGTCGGGCACCGGCAAGGAGCTGGCGGCCCGGGCTCTGCACGCGATGAGCAAGCGGGGGCGGAGGCGGATGGTCACCGTCAACTGCCCGGCCCTGCCCGAACATATCCTGGAGTCCGAGCTGTTCGGATATCGAAAGGGGGCCTTTACCGGGGCCGACAGCGACAAGGACGGTCTCTTTCTGGAAGCGGACGGCTCCACCATTCTCCTTGATGAGATTGCCGATATTCCCATCTCGGTCCAGACCAAGCTGCTGCGGGTCCTCCAGGAAAAGGAGATCCAGCCCCTGGGGCAGACCAGGCCCATCAAGGTGGATGTCCGGGTTCTTGCCTCCACCAACCAGGATCTGGAGGCCAAGATCGAACGGGGCGAGTTCCGTGAAGACCTCTTCTACCGCCTCAATGTCATGACCGTGACCATGCCCACCCTGGCGGAGATCGTCAACGATATCCCTCTGCTGGCCCAGCATTTTCTCGAGCTCTACAGCAAGGAGTATGACCGCAGCGACCTGGAATTCACCCCCGAGGCCCTGCAGTGCCTCATGCGCCGGACCTGGAAGGGCAATATCCGGGAGCTGCAGAATGCCATCAACCAGGCGGTCCTGCTCTGCTCGGGGACCCGAATCACCCCGGGCGATCTGATCAGCGACTCCGATGTCGATATCCCGGGCGAGGCGGTTGCTAACCGCACTCAGGCCTGCTTTCTCCATCTGCCCTATAAAAAGGCCAAAGAGGAGGTGCTCAGCTATTTCACCAGTTCCTATCTGACCAATGCGCTCACGGCCACCCGGGGCAACGTTTCTGCTGCAGCCAGACAGTGTGGTATGGAACGCCAGGCTTTCCAGCGCCTCATGCGGCGGCACGGGATCAAATCAGAGGATTTCCGCTGATGGGTACCACCACTTCACCCTCAGGTTCCGATCAGGACCAGATCTACTGTCACTACTGTCCCGGCTACTGCTGCTACCGGCTCGAGGGGGCCTCTCTCTATATCATGGCCGACGATATCAACCGCCTGGCCAGGCATTTCGGTATTTCCGACGGCGAGGTCCGCAAGCGGTACATGGAGGGCAAATACACCTTCAAAACCCGCGAGGACGGTTCCTGCATCTTTCTCGCCAATGACCGGCTCAGTAAACGGTGCAGTGTGCATGAGGCCAGGCCGAAACAGTGTCGCGACTATCCCTACGGCAAACCCTGTCCCTATATCGAGCGCCACGACCTTCTGGCCGCGATCCATCCCCGTATAGCCAAGGCGCTGAACATTCCGGAATAGCGTTCTTTATTCACGATCTTTCCTGTCGGTGCATACAAAGTGTTTCATCTGCAACCATATGGTTGCACTTTGAAGCTCCCCAATCCCCTTTATTCTCCTTTCTTTTCCCACTCTCTCTCCAGGATATTTTTTCTTTTACCTTTGTAACTCACTGAAAGAGCGAGTTTTTGTTTTCTGGAGCAATTTTTCTGACAATTGGCATTTCATGTGCATAATCAAGGGCGAATGTGATGCGGTTTTTGTAATTCTATTTCATCGTTGAAATATCCAGGAGCGTCAACAGTGACAACTATCCGCCCAAAAGCTATTCCCAGGCAACGACCTTGTGGCGGAGCCGGGAAGAAGATTGGGTGCAACCAGGGTGTTGCACCAGGGGGGTGGCTTGTAATCGGGCTCCGGACAGTTCTTTTTTGCTGCATCCAGGCAGCGGCGTGGGGCATGTTTTCCCTGATTCTCCTCCTCTCTGTTCCAGACGCTGCCTGGGCTCTGCAGTCCCATGGTCCCCCGAGGGACTCTATGTCCACCAGATGGCCCATGTGTTTTTTATCTGTGCCATGGGTTACCTGTTCTGGGACATCCGTCGGACTTCGTTTTCCGGGCGGGGCTGGGGCTATCTGCAGATATTCTGCATCTTCATGATCGCCTGGAATATTCTCGCCCTGACCGGCCATGCGGCCGAACTGTTGCTTACGACCGAAGATTTTGTCTTTGGCAACGACCAGGTGCCGACCCACCTCATCGGCGAGGTGAACGCGGCCAAAATCATCTATTTTTTCGGTAAGCTGGATCATCTTCTCTGTGTGCCGGCCCTGCTCTTTCTCTTCCTGGGTCTGCGTTCCTTTTATCAAAATATTGAAAACAGTGACGACCAGGAGGGCAAACCGTGAATCTGCCGCTCCAGGTCACCATAGTCACCGACATGCTGGGCTCGGTCACAAATATCGTTCTGGCCGTCTTTTCGCTTCGCTACGCCTATCTGCTGACCAGAAGACAGCCCGACAACTTCCTCTGGGGTTTTCTCTTCTATTTCTGCGTCGCCCTGGTGGCCTTCTCCATTTCCCGGGCTGCGGGCCATATTGTCAAGCAGCTTCTCATCTTTTCCGGCAATGGGAATATCTGGACCATGATCGCCCCGTTTTCTGGCGGATTCAATACGCTGCTGCTTATTTCGGTCTCCGCAGTCACGGTGTTTTACCACAAGGGGGTTGAAGCCTATCATGCGGTGGAACTGCGGGCCGCCAAGCTCAAGGAGGCCAACCAGCGCCTTGAAATAGCGGCCAAGGAACTTCGCGAGCTGAACCTGCACCTGGAGGAAAAGATCGAGGAGCGCACCGCCGAGCTGGCCAAGTCGGAAAAGAAATTCCGCCACCTCTTTTCCAACTCCAAGGATATGGTCTTCTTCTGCGATACCCATCAGCAGCTCATGGATATCAATGAGTCGGGCCTGGAGATGCTGGGCTATGACCCCAG encodes:
- the thiL gene encoding thiamine-phosphate kinase, giving the protein MREREMIQAISDLVGRKELAEGLIRSIGDDCAVISRTDRSVWLLSMDSLVEQVHFDLRFHPAYELGRKAVSVNVSDVAAMGGRPQFLLLSLGLTPDRDQAWFKEFMAGLESACREYGCLLIGGDTVSSPRALTLTLTIIGEQDREAVIYRSGARPGDEIWVSGELGLAAAGLDLFRLGSGLEDPDFKPLLARHLNPRARVELGLALAGSGVVRAMLDLSDGLATDLAHLCKESGVGGRVEARLLPGHPALDRAAVLLDRQPIDWMIRGGEDYELLFTAPPAAGKTIQTLAAGQNVPVSRIGWIVREHGVVLIRGDRDEGEPERIDFQGYEHC
- a CDS encoding PEP/pyruvate-binding domain-containing protein yields the protein MTVANLFKHWTYRIFAPGVVLRETYEAFKELLVHDSRCHELMAEFEILYYEGKREDFAAVRKRYDRFSHEVEGMVSCLERMAPGAWVDLREYYRKFDFYVRFLLAPPSLNITPPYVLSLEDPALTPELGGNKAWNLGLLSRELGAPVPDGFVITTAAFNYLLEYNNLRSRIDELLAEIDIESSMSLARISARLQALVLEAEIPPDIREAVLSAYAGLEQRAGQEILVAVRSSAVAEDSGHSFAGQYTSVLGVGREKILDGLRQVLASKYSPQSLFYRITLGLGDEETPMGVLVLTMVDARASGVMYTRDPAASAADRLVIHAIFGLGEPLVSGEALPDIFAVSRKTLEVVAFHPGRHQVMRRLGQGELEDVPIPAEDQGESVLSEDEVRNLGRWGVRIEEYFASARDVEWAVGPDREIFLVQSRPLAVEESGGSGEQEESLPPITVKPLLSGGERASGGVACGEVYRVGAQHTLGDIPEGAILVTENTAPSLVRILSRLGGVVADKGSTAGHFATVCREFGVPLLVGTGEASRLLAHGMTVTLDADNRVVYPGRISLLLANRKRAGRPSREDLPWFKKLRAILDFITPLKLVDPASPDFAPRSCRSLHDIIRFVHEKAVQTMFSLGDSLTGSAGKCFRLQTDLPLDIYLIDVGDGLKPGRLQGDSVTLDQITSQPFLALWEGISHPGIDWHSREHFDWKTYDDVALAGGVAAQGSADLATYAVISRDYLNMNMRFGYHFTQVDALCGPEDRTNYCMLRFAGGGGEFTGRALRIEFLRRVLQELGFEVTVRADLLDGRLGEMDCDTLSRRLDMLGRLLGATKLMDMVLHDEHDVDVAVQAFFQGHYNFSSMESS
- a CDS encoding YkgJ family cysteine cluster protein — protein: MGTTTSPSGSDQDQIYCHYCPGYCCYRLEGASLYIMADDINRLARHFGISDGEVRKRYMEGKYTFKTREDGSCIFLANDRLSKRCSVHEARPKQCRDYPYGKPCPYIERHDLLAAIHPRIAKALNIPE
- a CDS encoding sigma-54-dependent transcriptional regulator, translating into MDQHDLDKKVLIVDDELDMLRMLAKVIAKKCGVEVETAPSAHEAMVKIESWIPDVVITDIKMPGMDGLEFLEWLTRFDSTITTIIMTGYGTIEMAVRALKEGAYDFFEKPFENEKIVHAVTRAMERTRLLRENLQLQQRLTENQRASGFVGKSRRLCQTLDLLARLAPSNATVLIRGESGTGKELAARALHAMSKRGRRRMVTVNCPALPEHILESELFGYRKGAFTGADSDKDGLFLEADGSTILLDEIADIPISVQTKLLRVLQEKEIQPLGQTRPIKVDVRVLASTNQDLEAKIERGEFREDLFYRLNVMTVTMPTLAEIVNDIPLLAQHFLELYSKEYDRSDLEFTPEALQCLMRRTWKGNIRELQNAINQAVLLCSGTRITPGDLISDSDVDIPGEAVANRTQACFLHLPYKKAKEEVLSYFTSSYLTNALTATRGNVSAAARQCGMERQAFQRLMRRHGIKSEDFR
- a CDS encoding protein-tyrosine phosphatase family protein, whose amino-acid sequence is MIWFRSGKGRKKKAKEKQHRYPLIWITSQLAVGYAPMSYAELDSIRKQGIDAIVNLCGEYCDLHEIEENSGFEVYYLPIPDECAPDMEEMEKALEWLDEAIYLGKKVLVHCRHGHGRTGTFVSAYLLRKGLGMKMAEKKLKNTPAGPTNYSQWSLLRKYGKKEGQLRLAEPAIEPHSTVDLEPHLRAYRELVAEVDTELEKLALSPGCGTKDSRCCREYFTLTLIESIAVHSAMNRRLKQEERHRAIERAIGVAAEIKKLRHEYAADEPDRFAHRFAEVGLRCPLQLDTGCQLFDERPLRCRIWGLETFRARQDVEDRLANLSRNVYFALTGEFPPAEGLRFSMADTVSGKFVQVYFHAMMQHHGTAS